The DNA region CCGTGTTCGGAGTTATTCTTGGCACAGGCTGCGGCGGCGGAATTTATGTACAAAAACGGATTTATGCCGGTCGCAACAATCTGGCTGGCGAATGGGGCCATACCCCTCTACCCTTTCAGGCACTGGAACTGGGAGGCCCTGACTTCCCCGTTATCGATTGCGGCTGTGGCCTGCGGGGCTGTCTGGACAATTATCTGTCAGGCCGGGGACTGGAAATCATTTATAAGCACTTTTCAGGCAGACATGCTGAAGGCAAAGAGATTGTGCAACTCTATCGCCACCAGGATAGCGACGCCGAAAAGGCCGTCAACCTTTACTCAGAACTTCTTGCCTGTGGGCTCGGAAGCCTGACCAATATCCTTGATCCGGGCGTCTTTGTTGTGGGCGGAGGACTGTCTAATTTTGATGAACTTTATGACCTGATCCCACCACTGATGAAACAATACACGCTTAAGATTGGCAAACTACCCGAAGTGCGAAAAGCCCGGTTTGGTGACGCTGGCGGCGCTCGTGGGGCCGCCATGTTAAATCATTAACCGTTATAACCATGCGGTAGCAGGAATAACTGCTACCCATTTGCGCGAAACAATCTGAACAAAAATAATTCTTTTTTACAATCAACAAATACTAACTACGCTTACCTCTGATTACACATAAGATATCAAAGGGATAAAGCATTATGGCGCTCTTTCCGAAGTGTCTGCGGCGAATTACAACATTAATTCTCGTGTTAAATGCAGCCACTTCCGGCTTCGCCTTTGCTCATGATGGTCATAATTCAGCCATCAATTTCCAAAAAGTCAGCAAAAAACATATCGACTGCCATACATCAATGCAGTCAATCATCCAGACAAACCAGGATTATCTGCCCCCAGGTATGCGATGCATCACCACGACGGAAACACCAACAGAAACTATCGTTGAACAATCAACCGTCACCAGCCACGGCATTGAATACGATTGCTCATTTACCCCTGCCGATCATAGTAATGGTACGCTGCTCAGCAGTTGCAACGGCATAGTGCAAGCCAATATACCTAATTCCACCCCAGCAAAACGCCATTATCATGCACCAGGGCATTTTGTACTTGAAAGACACTTGTCAGAAAAAGCTGCCGAAGTCCCCAGCCAAACCCTCCTAAACATCCTGATCACCAGCAAAAGGCTTATTATTGACTATGCTTATTACCCTCTTGGGAACGCCTTTGAGCTTTACTGCCATATATGGAAAAAACCATTCAAAATATGGAATCGCTATTCCAGCAGTCTTATGACCGTTGCCAGTCAAGTAAAAACAATAAACAGCCTCGGTGTTCGCCATCAGAAAAACCCTGTCCAGCGACTATGGATCAATATTCTTGATAGCTCAAAGCTTGTTTTACTCAATGCATGGAATGTGTATGAAATCGTCAAGCACTTTGTACATTTCTCCAACATACAACACACTCACGAGTTTTCAGAAAGAGAAACCACCATCCAACTGGGCAGCGCCTCCCTTGAACTTTACGAAGAACATGAAGATTTTCTGGATGCCTTAAAAAGCATGCCTACCATCGCCAGAGACAGCCTTGAAGACTTAGCCCTGTACTCACTCATTGTATACAACGGCTATGAAGCAATAAATGGGATGCCAGAAGGTAAATCTATCACCAGTTATCTTTATGAGCTTGCCCAGAATGGAGTGCTTTATCTGCTGAATGTTCCCAGTAGTCGATACAGAGATTACAACAACCA from Endozoicomonas sp. NE40 includes:
- a CDS encoding ROK family protein, with the translated sequence MLYGLDIGGTKMELTAYNDRYERTFSKRIPTPVDNYDSFRQSIQTLIQETDEQLNVRGCVGIGIPGFIEPDSAKAVIANIPCANGKNLQSDLEYILNRPIKIENDANCFTISEAIGGAGEGFDTVFGVILGTGCGGGIYVQKRIYAGRNNLAGEWGHTPLPFQALELGGPDFPVIDCGCGLRGCLDNYLSGRGLEIIYKHFSGRHAEGKEIVQLYRHQDSDAEKAVNLYSELLACGLGSLTNILDPGVFVVGGGLSNFDELYDLIPPLMKQYTLKIGKLPEVRKARFGDAGGARGAAMLNH